The Actinomycetota bacterium sequence CCCGAGCTGCGGGGCGTCGACCCCCTCACCCCCGCCCTGACCCTGGCCGACGTCCGCTGGGCCTACCTGGACGAGTCCGGCGCCGCCCGCCAGCACACCTCCTACCGCTACCTGCTGCGCCGCTCCGACAGCGGCGAGCTCGCCATCCAGGTGGTCGTCGACACCACCCCCCAGGCCTGAGCGGCCGGGCCGCTCAGTCGCAGGTCGCGGTCTCCGGGACCGGCTCCGTGGCCCGCTCGCGGGGGCCGAACAGGCGGCCCTGGACCAGGGCGACGCCCAGGACCACGATCAGGCCGCCGACGACGAGGCGGAGGGAGAACGGCTCGCCCAGGACGACCACCCCGGCGGCGACGGCGACCAGGGGGACGAGGTAGGTGACCAGGGAGGCGACGGTGGCGCCGCTCTCCTGGAGGGTGCGGTAGTTGAGCAGGTAGGCGTAGCCGGTGCCGAGGGCGCCCAGCAGGACCAGGCAGAGGGCGGCGAGGGGGCCGAGGTCGACCCGGCCGGCGGCGACGTCCACGGCGGCCACCGGCGCCAGCAGCACGGTGGCGGCCAGGAGCTGGCCGAACGACAGCTGGAGGGCCGACAGGCCGGTGGTGAAGCGGTTGGCGTAGGCGAACCCGAATCCGTAGCCGGCGCCGGCGAGGACGACCGCGGCCGAGCCGAGCAGGGAGCTGCCGGCGAGGTCGCCGCCGCCGACCCCGGCGACCACGGCCACGCCCAGGAAGCCGACGGCGATGCCGGCCAGCTGGGGCGGGCGCAGGCGCTCGCCGAGCAGGCCGGCCGCGAACCCGGCCGCGAACAGCGGCGTGCAGGCGTTCAGGACCGAGGCCAGGGCCGAGCTGATGTGCTCCTCGCCCCAGCCGATCAGGATGAACGGCACCACGCTCATGGCCAGCCCCAGGACCAGCAGGTGGCCCCAGTAGCGGCGCTCGGGCAGGCGCTCGGAGCGGTGGCGCATGGCGACGGCCAGCACGGCCAGGCCGAGGGCGATCCGTCCCCAGGCCAGGAACGTGGGCGGGGCGTCCTCGAGGATGACCTTGATGAAGAGGAACGACCAGCCCCAGATGAAGGCCAGCAGGAACAGGCGTCGCACGGGCACCCCGCAGGAAGGTCGGAAGGGAGGCGTCCTCCTCAGGCTACTCTCGCTCCAACCCCGTTCCGACGGGCCGGTTTCAGGAGTCCCGGCGGCGCCTTCCTATTAAGTCAACAGGCTCGTTGACAAAATCGTGAGGGCGGGCGCACCATGCCGGCATCTGCTCGCAGCGACGGGGGTGTCGAGATGACCCGACCTTTCGACGGCAGGCTGGCCGGGACGACCGCGCTCATCACCGGCGCCTCCCAGGGGCTGGGGCGGGCGGTCGCGCTGGCCTACGCCCGCGAGGGAGCCGACCTGGTCCTGGTGGCCCGGCGGCCCGGGCCGCTGGAGGGAGTCCGGGACGA is a genomic window containing:
- a CDS encoding DMT family transporter, translating into MRRLFLLAFIWGWSFLFIKVILEDAPPTFLAWGRIALGLAVLAVAMRHRSERLPERRYWGHLLVLGLAMSVVPFILIGWGEEHISSALASVLNACTPLFAAGFAAGLLGERLRPPQLAGIAVGFLGVAVVAGVGGGDLAGSSLLGSAAVVLAGAGYGFGFAYANRFTTGLSALQLSFGQLLAATVLLAPVAAVDVAAGRVDLGPLAALCLVLLGALGTGYAYLLNYRTLQESGATVASLVTYLVPLVAVAAGVVVLGEPFSLRLVVGGLIVVLGVALVQGRLFGPRERATEPVPETATCD